A single region of the Leishmania panamensis strain MHOM/PA/94/PSC-1 chromosome 21 sequence genome encodes:
- a CDS encoding DNA polymerase eta, putative (TriTrypDB/GeneDB-style sysID: LpmP.21.0650.A~partially sequenced tandemly duplicated gene) — protein sequence GHVDDAYANCRRDTKASNAGGSGSSTDAKSGTGLYVFYRVRGFGSDTVADPVLPRGMRASKIFHPMCSSWSAAQLWMAPLAGELWHRFSEYESHYYKEGRSLVVVFRTYVTPEQVRRGQHTRSYRAQAPLPANVRDATEIADIGLREFVKLMREVTREEKGGEWKSGSTTSLLSPHLFTNPTNEVPDAPTGIAAPANDVSAMPPLRFLELSIIGLRVRPLPPTEGGNGGTAGGTDGGTSASTQCSLADMFAALSANATASAGSKGTRTAVVGGGVLRKRHRSGSRDADVTRGLRQEVVVEIDDGNEDESVSDDCVDVDVNFGEAAEGVKSDASFQRGQLARPAGASSPPLKRTLKDPFHRTTMTTDVSAAERAHVPTSAARQVTTVCVEEDDVTVCVTQQGCVSITEVSSEDETRS from the coding sequence GGGACACGTCGATGACGCCTATGCGAACTGCAGGAGGGACACGAAAGCCAGTAATGCTGGCGGTAGTGGCAGTAGCACCGATGCCAAGAGTGGGACCGGTCTGTACGTCTTTTACCGCGTCCGCGGCTTTGGTAGTGACACTGTCGCTGATCCGGTGTTGCCGCGTGGGATGAGGGCGAGTAAGATCTTCCACCCAATGTGCAGCTCGTGgtcagcggcgcagctgtggaTGGCACCGCTGGCAGGGGAGCTGTGGCACCGGTTTAGTGAGTACGAGTCGCACTACTACAAAGAGGGCCGAAGTTTGGTGGTTGTATTCCGCACTTACGTCACCCCAGAGCAAGTGCGTCGTGGGCAGCACACGCGGTCTTATCGAGCGCAAGCGCCCCTACCGGCGAACGTGCGAGATGCGACCGAGATTGCAGACATAGGTCTACGCGAATTTGTGAAGCTTATGCGGGAGGTGacgagggaggaaaagggaggcgaGTGGAAGTCGGGATCGACGacttcgctgctgtcgccacaTCTTTTCACCAATCCCACGAATGAAGTGCCCGATGCACCGACGGGCATTGCTGCGCCTGCCAATGATGTGTCAGCGATGCCTCCACTTCGTTTTCTTGAGCTCTCCATTATTGGGCTTCGTGTGCGTCCCCTGCCACCGACAGAAGGGGGCAatggcggcactgcagggGGTACTGACGGAGGGACGTCGGCATCAACGCAGTGTTCCCTGGCGGATATGTTTGCGGCGCTCTCGGCCAACGCGACGGCGTCTGCAGGGTCAAAGggcacgcgcacagcagtTGTTGGCGGAGGTGTATTGCGAAAGCGACATCGTAGCGGCTCACGCGATGCAGATGTTACGCGTGGGCTGCGGCAGGAGGTCGTCGTGGAGATTGACGATGGTAACGAGGATGAAAGCGTCAGCGATGACTGCGTCGACGTCGATGTCAATTTCGGCGAGGCTGCAGAGGGCGTCAAGAGCGACGCTTCCTTTCAGCGAGGCCAACTCGCGCGCCCGGCTGGGGCTTCATCCCCACCGCTAAAGCGTACGCTCAAAGACCCTTTTCACAGAACTACAATGACTACCGACGTCTCTGCTGCAGAGAGGGCGCATGTGCCGACGAGCGCAGCCAGGCAGGTGACTACGGTGTGCGTTGAGGAGGACGATGTGACGGTCTGTGTGACCCAACAGGGCTGCGTTAGCATCACTGAGGTGAGTTCCGAAGATGAGACGAGATCCTGA
- a CDS encoding DNA polymerase eta, putative (TriTrypDB/GeneDB-style sysID: LpmP.21.0650.B~partially sequenced tandemly duplicated gene), which translates to MRCIAHVDMDCFYAQVEAVRLGLDCRVTPFALLQWGNFIAVNYPARARGVKRFCLSPDEVRRELPDVQMSHIATYAVGESEYCYPEAPRINTHKVSL; encoded by the coding sequence ATGCGCTGCATTGCGCACGTGGACATGGACTGCTTCTATGCACAAGTGGAGGCAGTGCGCCTCGGGCTGGACTGTCGCGTGACCCCGTTCGCACTCCTACAGTGGGGGAACTTTATTGCAGTGAACTACCCGGCTCGTGCGCGTGGGGTGAAACGCTTTTGCCTCTCGCCAGACGAGGTAAGACGCGAGCTACCGGATGTGCAGATGTCCCACATCGCCACGTACGCCGTGGGCGAGTCCGAGTACTGCTACCCGGAGGCTCCGCGTatcaacacacacaaggtGTCCCTGG
- a CDS encoding DNA polymerase eta, putative (TriTrypDB/GeneDB-style sysID: LpmP.21.0660) gives MRCIAHVDMDCFYAQVEAVRLGLDCRVTPLVLAQWGSLIAVNYPARARGVKRFSRVSEAQALCPELIIALSPSYRMGEATYQYHPHPVPDSYKISLEPYRHASRQIFAILRSEPGVMVGKAGIDEAYVDVTEAARRELAEVRAAAAGASLDPLVDVMEPSTRLIEDRRAEMEAWLCARGTSLAAVFDEPMRALVRGECGAGLEGSRAFCVGADDAAYAERCLLLCAASRVVHRLRQRIYAELHYDCSAGIAHNRVLAKCISARHKPNQQTLLLPDRGASALFELPLSGLRGFGGKLGAAVSVVCGGVTECREAWLVPLAQLYKLDGTHDVGVGADAEEDGERRKSRPLARKRRRTALSSLERDHQGLVAHTTSEYVFYLLRGFGEDTVSNRPLPKSIIASKNFGRVTTSAEVVRSWVTVLASELCSRYNEFTALYHLRGRSFNIKLGNSGFRSMSGLSSNTVALPEAIQPDVLAAVAMREVHAVFRNKPDAAADSVTLTIGGFVSDGTGETGAVPSLTAITGERTTAGKKRVARGHTRQQTLLSSFIAAVADGRGTGAACQQSGDGVEEILSGDERWLDDSDSNDSVHIEDDAGILSLSSHSLCPSGDDTSSVVLVGETPPLHECDVVPETYSVAKVRTLDVSESSPWEAATAPPPPTLLFSSPLPTGKAASEESPEKSHSVTKHREEHQHHLGGHSHVVSRPAPPSVLALPFLSPPRSSPTSANTVVFNGEEDEDGVTVID, from the coding sequence ATGCGCTGCATTGCGCACGTGGACATGGACTGCTTCTATGCACAAGTGGAGGCAGTGCGCCTCGGGCTGGACTGTCGCGTGACGCCTCTCGTGCTGGCTCAGTGGGGGAGCCTCATTGCAGTGAACTACCCGGCTCGTGCGCGTGGGGTGAAACGCTTCAGCAGAGTGTCTGAAGCACAGGCATTGTGTCCTGAGCTCATTATTGCGCTCTCGCCCAGCTATCGCATGGGAGAAGCGACATACCAGTACCACCCGCACCCCGTACCAGACTCCTACAAGATATCTCTGGAGCCGTACCGACATGCAAGCCGACAGATCTTCGCCATTCTCCGGTCGGAGCCCGGGGTGATGGTGGGAAAGGCCGGCATTGACGAGGCGTACGTGGACgtgacggaggcggcgcggcgggaGCTCGCGGaggtgcgcgctgccgccgcgggtGCCTCACTGGACCCGCTGGTGGACGTGATGGAGCCGTCGACGCGGCTGATCGAGGACCGGCGggcggagatggaggcgTGGCTCTGTGCGCGCGGGACGTCGCTGGCTGCTGTGTTCGACGAGCCGATGCGCGCCCTGGTGCGCGGTgagtgcggcgctgggcTGGAGGGCAGCCGCGCGTTCTGCGTTGGCGCGGACGACGCTGCGTACGCGGAGCGGTGCCTGTTGCTgtgcgctgcatcgcgcGTTGTCCaccggctgcggcagcgcatctATGCGGAGCTGCACTACGACTGCTCCGCTGGGATCGCGCACAACCGCGTTCTAGCAAAGTGCATCAGCGCGAGACACAAGCCGAACcagcagacgctgctgctgcctgacCGGGGCGCGAGTGCGCTGTTTGAGCTGCCGCTGAGTGGGCTGCGCGGGTTTGGGGGGAagctcggcgccgctgtgaGCGTTGTGTGCGGCGGTGTGACGGAGTGCCGCGAGGCATGGCTTGTGccgcttgcgcagctgtaCAAGCTCGACGGGACGCATGATGTGGGCGTCGGGGCGGATGCTGAGGAGGacggggaaaggagaaagagtcGACCACTTGCCAGGAAacggcggcgcaccgccttGTCATCCCTTGAGAGGGATCATCAAGGCTTGGTGGCACACACCACTTCGGAGTACGTCTTCTACCTTTTACGTGGGTTCGGCGAAGACACTGTCTCGAACCGCCCTCTGCCCAAGTCAATCATCGCTTCCAAGAACTTTGGGCgcgtcaccacctccgccgaggtggtgcggagCTGGGTCACCGTCCTGGCCAGCGAGCTATGTTCCCGCTACAACGAGTTCACTGCTCTGTATCACTTGCGCGGGCGAAGCTTCAACATCAAGCTCGGCAATAGCGGGTTCCGGAGTATGAGTGGGCTGTCGAGCAACACCGTCGCGCTACCGGAGGCTATACAGCCGGACGTACTGGCCGCGGTGGCCATGCGGGAGGTACACGCGGTGTTCCGCAATAAGCCTGACGCCGCGGCGGATTCGGTGACGTTGACGATTGGCGGCTTCGTCTCGGATGGCACCGGCGAGACCGGTGCCGTGCCCTCTCTCACCGCCATTACTGGCGAAAGGACTACCGCTGGTAAGAAGCGAGTTGCGCGAGGGCATACGCGCCAGCAgactctcctctcctccttcatcgCTGCAGTTGCTGACGGTAGAGGTACTGGTGCAGCGTGTCAGCAGAGTGGCGATGGCGTGGAGGAGATTCTCAGCGGTGATGAGAGGTGGCTTGATGACTCCGACAGCAACGACTCCGTACACATCGAGGACGATGCCGgtatcctctctctctcctcacatAGTTTGTGCCCCAGCGGTGACGACACGAGCAGCGTAGTGCTGGTCGGCGAGACACCTCCGTTGCACGAGTGCGATGTCGTGCCCGAGACTTACAGCGTGGCAAAGGTGAGGACGCTGGATGTGAGCGAGAGCTCACCATGGGAGGCAGcaactgcaccaccgccaccaacactgctcttctcctcccctctcccaacTGGCAAGGCGGCGAGTGAGGAGAGCCCAGAGAAGAGTCACAGTGTTACCAAGCACCGTGaagagcaccagcaccatcTCGGAGGCCACTCCCACGTTGTTTCAAGGCCGGCACCACCATCTGTACTGGCACTGCCATTTTTGTCGCCACCTCGATCGTCCCCTACGTCCGCTAACACCGTCGTCTTCAacggtgaggaggacgaagatGGTGTCACGGTCATTGACTGA
- a CDS encoding phosphoglucomutase, putative (TriTrypDB/GeneDB-style sysID: LpmP.21.0670), which translates to MEVPTTAYKDQKPGTSGLRKKVTVFQQPNYTANFVQSTFNALQRHGAVPDVLVVGGDGRYYTTEAVQVILKVSAANGVRRVWVGQHGLLSTPAVSTMVRRRCDADGHKATGAFILTASHNPGGPDADFGIKYNSENGGPAPEKLTSQIYEETLNITQIKMATALPEVDISAVGVYSFDAYNFQVEVVDSLTDYVAYMQEVFDFESIKTLMQRLDFKVHVDSLHGVSGPYVDRIFHDHLGVPKASLHHTNVLPNFGGCHPDPNLTYADDLVQVMGLLPDGNANPAMKHVSTVPSFGVAFDGDADRNMILGCRFFVNPSDSLAVLAANADCVPFFMKSGNSGLKAVARSMPTSGAVDRVAAAKGLTLFEVPTGWKFFGNLMDSKDVYGGTDFNPLLCGEESFGTGSNHIREKDGIWASLFWLSVIAKRNTPGTPLVGVQQIVEEHWATYGRNYYSRYDYENISTEAAKAVMATVESTAAADVPHLGGAACKTIDNFSYTDPIDGSVSTGQGVRVLFGDGSRFVLRLSGTGSSGATIRLYLEQYMDSDTVKSHLAEKTLPAASTALKALIEVALQVSKMESLTGRKTPTVIT; encoded by the coding sequence ATGGAGGTACCGACGACGGCGTACAAGGATCAGAAGCCGGGCACATCGGGGTTGCGTAAGAAGGTCACGGTATTTCAGCAGCCCAACTACACAGCGAATTTTGTGCAGAGCACCTtcaacgcgctgcagcgtcatGGCGCTGTGCCAGACGTGCTAGTTGTGGGGGGTGATGGCCGCTACTACACCACCGAGGCGGTGCAAGTGATCCTGAAGGTCTCCGCCGCAAATGGGGtgcggcgtgtgtgggtaggCCAGCACGGGCTTCTCTCCACGCCAGCCGTCTCGACGAtggtgcgccgtcgctgtgATGCAGATGGGCACAAGGCGACCGGCGCTTTTATCTTGACGGCTAGCCACAACCCTGGTGGCCCGGACGCCGACTTCGGCATCAAGTACAACTCCGAGAACGGCGGCCCGGCACCAGAGAAGCTGACGTCCCAGATCTACGAGGAAACGCTCAACATTACGCAGATCAAGATGGCCACGGCGCTACCGGAGGTGGACATCAGCGCTGTCGGTGTCTACTCCTTTGACGCCTACAACTTTCAGGTGGAAGTGGTGGACAGCTTGACCGACTACGTGGCGTACATGCAGGAGGTGTTCGACTTTGAGTCCATCAAGACTCTCATGCAGCGCCTCGACTTTAAGGTCCATGTGGACAGCCTTCACGGTGTCAGCGGCCCATACGTTGACCGCATCTTTCACGACCATCTTGGCGTGCCCAAGGCTTCCCTACACCACACGAACGTCCTCCCTAACTTTGGCGGGTGCCACCCCGATCCGAATCTGACGTACGCGGACGATCTGGTGCAGGTGATGGGGCTGCTGCCGGACGGCAACGCGAATCCTGCGATGAAGCACGTCAGCACGGTGCCAAGCTTCGGTGTCGCGTTCGATGGTGATGCGGATCGCAACATGATCCTcggctgccgcttcttcgtGAACCCGTCTGATTCACTTGCCGTCCTGGCTGCCAACGCTGACTGCGTGCCCTTCTTCATGAAGAGCGGCAACTCCGGGCTCAAGGCCGTGGCGCGGTCGATGCCGACGAGTGGTGCGGTCGACCGCGTCGCCGCGGCAAAGGGCTTGACCCTCTTCGAGGTCCCTACGGGGTGGAAGTTCTTTGGCAATCTCATGGACAGCAAAGATGTCTACGGAGGCACGGACTTTAACCCTCTGCTCTGCGGCGAAGAGAGTTTCGGCACGGGCAGCAACCACATTCGAGAGAAGGACGGTATCTGGGCGTCGCTCTTCTGGCTTTCGGTGATTGCAAAGCGCAATACGCCTGGCACCCCACTGGTCGGCGTCCAGCAGATTGTGGAGGAGCACTGGGCAACGTATGGCCGCAATTACTACAGCCGATACGATTACGAAAACATTTCCACCGAGGCTGCGAAGGCTGTCATGGCGACGGTCGAGAgtacagcggcggcagacgTGCCGCATCTCGGCGGTGCCGCCTGCAAGACGATCGACAACTTCAGCTACACTGACCCCATCGACGGCTCCGTCTCGACGGGGcagggcgtgcgtgtgctcttcGGGGATGGGTCGCGCTTCGTGCTGCGGCTGAGTGGCACCGGTTCCTCTGGAGCCACTATCCGACTCTACCTCGAGCAGTATATGGACTCAGACACGGTGAAGTCGCACTTGGCGGAGAAGACACTGCCAGCTGCAAGCACTGCGCTGAAGGCCCTCATCGAAGTCGCGCTGCAGGTCTCCAAGATGGAATCGCTGACTGGCCGCAAGACCCCGACAGTGATTACATGA